From the Triticum urartu cultivar G1812 chromosome 4, Tu2.1, whole genome shotgun sequence genome, the window GGTCTGATCAACCGCTTGCACACGACCTTGCAGGATTCCATGAAAATGGTCACCGAGCACGGTGCGCCTCTCCTCCGATCGAGCAACGGACTACCGCTGCGTCGTCCCATCGATCTACAGCGTCGTCGTCCCGTGGTTCTTCTCCCGACTGCACCTATCCGCGTTACCGCTGGGTCGTCCTTTCGGGCCGTAGTGTCACAGCTCGCGGTCCACCGCCGCCCCGGGGCCGTCCGCTCCAGACCGTCCCCGTGGCTGCACCGAACCTCGCATcgccgctgcgtcgccccgtTGGACCGTAGTGAGCGTGACACGCGGTCCATACCTccatcccaaggccatccccgAGGTTGCATCGACCCGCGTTTAGCCGTTGCACCGTCCCTTCAGGCTGGAGCGCCGCGACTCGCGGTCCCTACGACCGCCCCGAGGTCTTCCGCCGTCGCCTTGACCTGCCCGCCGCCGCTGTGTCGCCCCTTCGGGCTGTAGCGCCGCGGCCCGCAGTCCACCGCCATCGTTGCGCGTCGACTTCTCATGGTATGCGCCGCGCCGCCTCCCTTGACGCGGGAACAACATCGTTCGCGTCGGTCTTCGTCACACTGTTGGGTTCTCCtcgcctacttcgagcaccgccgccgccgctgctacCCCCGTAGCCGACCTCGCCGCCCGTCCACCTCCCTTCGTCTTCGTCCAGCACCAGCCAGCTTTGCCGTCATCTACCCCGCCCACTTCGTCTACCCCGACCACCGTTGGTGACATCGGCCCCGTGCCGATGGATGCCGTAATCGTCGTCGAGTTCTTCTCTGCTGGCCTTTCCGACTTCTTCGACATGGCGTACAGCTCGTGTAGGTCCCAGTCTCCGCGTGCCCGGTGCTGGCAACGCCGCCGCGTGCCTTCGTCCACGACATGTCCCCGGGACTGGCAAGCCTGGTGCGGTGCTCCGTCAACTTCGTCTTCGACTGTCTccgcatgcccggtgctggcaacaccgacGCGTGCATTCATCAACGACATGTCCCCGGGTTTGGCAACCCCGGCGCGATGCCTCATCAACACCGTCTTCTCCCGGGCGCACCACTGCGCACATGCTAACTCGGCGCCCCCTTGCGCCCGCGGCTTCATGGCGACTTCCTCGACAGCGGCCACCTCGACTCAACATCGACCACGACATTCTTTGCACAGCTACCTCGACCACGGCTCCACCACCCACTCTCTCGGCTACATCGGCAAACGacacaaagggctaccgcctgcttgagcaacctcgtcgGTTTCCACTCCAGCCACGACTCCGCGATGTGTCGACCGTTACGACTGTGGGGGGTGTCCGTCAGCTTGCCGTCGGATTCTTCTCCAGTCCAACCGTCtgcgtcgctaccgttgtgactgcggggggatattgagtaacgtgattgtattaggaaacataggttagactaggaaatattctggcttgccttgtactctaagtagatcatgtactcctatatatatgcccacgaggctcaagcaatacaacgaTCGATTccaccaatccctctctcccttccAACAGCCCAGATTCAAAGGCCGGGGGTtctcctccttttctaaaaaaatgaaCGATGTTGACGAAAAGTACGTCAGAAGGCATCTGAACCACACTTCCGACACGCGCAACCCCTACCTAGCAGGCCAACTGTCATGGTATCCACCCGAATATTCATGTGAGAGTAGCGGAGACGTCGGAGATTTAGATGGTTCACACGAGGAGATTTACATAGTTTCAGGCTCTCAGGATGTAATACCCAACTTTATGTTTGCTTGTATTGATGATCTAGCCTCATAAAAGAACAAGGGTTTATGTGTCCAAGGAGTCGATCCCAAGACCGTATAGGGGGTTTTACACCTCAGACGGTGGGATATGCAGCAGAGTCCTTGTCTTACGCCTCAGAAAATATCGTAGAAACTATATTTATGAGAAAATAGGGACGGGTGTTAAATTACCCGGTCGGAGAGAGGGGAGATCCTGTTGGCTGGGAAGTTGCGTACGTAGGAAAATGTGGTAGCTCTCCTCTCTCATTACATACACAATTTTCACATCCATCAACCCGGGACCTTTTCTATGTGTCTTTGGTGACAGCAACATTCCACACCCGAGTAAATTGCAAAAAACCATCACATTTGGGGATGCTAAAACAGAAAGCCACCAGGTTTCGTAATTTTTTCAAAAAACCACCACGTTTGCGCTGACAGTTTTCAAAAAACGCTGATCGCACGGTTTGGCGCGTCTGAGTGGAAAACTGACCGGTTGGGCCCGCTGTCAGGCGCCACGTGGCCAGGGGGAGACGGCGCCCGTGACGCGCGCCGTTAGACGGCGCCGCACCTGTCTTAACGAGCCGGCCCAACCCAGCCCGACCCGTTCGTCCATTCCCCTCTGTCTCGCCTTCTTCTCTGCCTGCCTCCGCTGCCGCCTCCGCCGTCCATTTGTTGCCGCCGGCCGCCGCAGCAATGGTGTCCTGGAAGGACGGCGAAACTAGTAGCGAAGATTCTGTGTCCCCCCTCTTCAACTCGCACGAGGAGGAGACCTATGTGAGTATCATTTCTCTTTGACTTAGGGTTAGGTTTTTCTTCGATTTGAGCTTAGTTTTCACGAATTTGAGTTGGGATATTGAGCACTGTTCCACTAATGTAGATCCCACAGACCATTGTTGACCCGGAGTGGTGCGGTATTGTTGCCGGAGGACCGATGTGCTGTCACAACCTTCATGTTCATAGGGCTGTTGTGTTTCAAGGAATCAACACTGGCCGTAGGTTTTATGGATGCGCTAATCAGGTTAGTTGCAGGTCCTCTTTGGTAGTCATAGATTATACAGATCCTTGTTTGGTGCTCAATGAACTGAATATATGTATTTTTGCTTGTTAACTGAATATAGTTCTGTATATAGTTTTGTGAAGATGTTGTTTTATCAGGTGTTTTGAGGAAAGAATGTGTCAATGCTTATCTGAATGTGTATGCTGTTAAATGAGCTAAGTTAACTGAATATATGTAGCTGTTAACTGAATATATGTAGCTGTTAACTGAATATATGTAGCTGTTAACTGAATATGGGTGTTAACTGACTTATCTGAATCTGTGGTGCTGTTGTTAACTTTTGTTTTGTCTGAATTATTATATGAAGGAGACAATTGTGGTCTGGTTCAATGGATTGACCCAGAATGGCCAGAACCCATGAAAAATGCACTACGCAAACTTTGGGACATGTATGAGCAGAGTAGAAAAGAGAATGATGCTAAAGAAAAGCTCATAGTCAAGCTTGGAGAAGAGAAGAAGCTAATCCAAGAGAAGCACCACAACCACATCAAAGAAACAAGCAATTTTTTTTCAACAATTCACAAGAATGTGATGAGGGAGAACTATCAGAAGATTATGCAGGATGGTGATGTAGAGAATGTTGTACTTCAAGCCCAGGAAGAGAAGGCTAAGCTTGAGAAAGACAATATTGAGCTGAGGACATCACTACAAGTCATTAAGCAGAGAAATGATGAACTTGTTAGCAATTGGAAGAAACATGTAGCAGATGAAGGTCTTCAACAGATTGAACAGATGAAGAAGGAGAAGAAAAAGTTAGAGTATATCATAGCTGATTTGCTGAAGGATGGGGAGGCAAACAAGGTTAAGTTGAGGAAAATCAAAGAACTCTATGATGAGTGATTATTAAGTTGATTATTATGTTGTTCCTGTGAGGCAAATCTGTTGTGAACTTGTTAGCAAATTATGTTGTTTCTGTTGAACTAAGTATCCTAATCTGTTGAACTAAGTATCCTAAAATGTTTCTGTTGGCACAATGTATGAGGCCAACAAGGTTGAACTATGCTGTTTCTGAACCTTAGTCATGTGATGTTTAGTTGTAATGGATTATTATGTCATATTTGAACACTAAGATGTTTGTTGGATGTGAGCATATGGATTTATGTTGATCATATGAACTGTGTTCTAGGTTTCTCATATTGATAGAGGAGCAAAAGTTTGTAATACTATTGTTAGGCTAGAGAGGTAGGTTCCTTTCGTCGACGGTTGTCGAGAGGCTACGATTAGGCTAGATAGGTAGGTTCCTTTCGTCGACGGTTGTCGAGAGGCTACGGTTAGGCTAGAGAGGTAGGTTCCTTTTGTCGACGGTTGTCGAGAGGCTACGGTTAGGCTAGAGAGGTAGGTTCCTTTCGTCAACGGTTGTCGAGAGGCTACGGTTAGGCTAGAGAGGTAGGTTCCTTTCGTCGACGGTTGTCGAGAGGCTACGGTTAGGCTAGATAGGTAGGTTACTAACCTAGCCTATCGACAACCGTCAACAAAATGAACCAACAACTTTATTGGCTAACCCAGCCTATCGACAACCGTCGACAAGATGAACCAACAACTTTATGGGCTAACCTAGCCTCTTGACAACCGTCGACAAGATGAACCAACAACTTCATGGGCTAACCATAGGCTAGAAGTTGACAAACAGCAAGTTATCATAACCCATGTAAACACTAAAATTAACTTGCAACATATCAAGTTATCACAGCAAGTTCATCATATCAACTTACCATAGCTTGCCAACATCACAGCAAGTTATCTTGCTACCACAGCAAGTACAAAATACAGCAAGTTTTGCCAACATCACAACAGTTTTGCCAACATCACAGCAGTTTTGCCCAAAATATAGAATTAGTCTCTGAAATAATGGTCTGACTAATTGCCACTAGCATCGAAATAGTCTTTGAACTTGCTTGGCTTCTTCCTGACCCTTGTAGAACCAGAAGCACTACCAGCAGCAGG encodes:
- the LOC125554766 gene encoding uncharacterized protein LOC125554766, whose product is MVSWKDGETSSEDSVSPLFNSHEEETYIPQTIVDPEWCGIVAGGPMCCHNLHVHRAVVFQGINTGRRFYGCANQEGDNCGLVQWIDPEWPEPMKNALRKLWDMYEQSRKENDAKEKLIVKLGEEKKLIQEKHHNHIKETSNFFSTIHKNVMRENYQKIMQDGDVENVVLQAQEEKAKLEKDNIELRTSLQVIKQRNDELVSNWKKHVADEGLQQIEQMKKEKKKLEYIIADLLKDGEANKVKLRKIKELYDE